The genomic DNA GGTCGGGCCAGGAAGGCTGGAGTATCGGAGGTGACAACAAGCTCGTGCAGTGGGACCTGCGCACCAGTCAAGTTCAAAGGTAGGCATGACATGGTCCTTTCTTAAAAGCAACCGTCACCTAATAGTTTCATTCAGAACAATTAACCTCCCAACCTCGTCGACATTTACCTCTCTTTGCCGCCCATTCCCTTCGAACCCCCCCGTCATCTGCGCCTCTCAGACACCGCACATGATCAATGTCGACGACGAAGCTCCGCTTGCATTCCCTGCCATGCGCAATACGATCCAGACGATTATCTCGTCTTCGACAGACTCATCTGCAGGGCTCTTCCTCGCCTCCGACAACGATCGTTACATCAACGTCTTCGATCCCAAGACCCAAAAGCTTGTTCTTAACCTTGTCGCAGAAAAAGAGGTCTCTTCGTTATCGTTGTACGCCGGTTCGGACAAGCAGGCTGCTTCTTTGGAAAAACAGGTTCTCGCAGCCGTGACGGAGGATGGCACAATTGAGCTTTTCACGAAGCCTTTTGTTCAGGCTCAAGGATCGAAAGAAACTACTAGCCTTAAGGCCAAGGGAAGACAGATGACTCGAAGAGCCGATGCTTCAATTCAAATCACCCGCTCAGAAAACTCCGACGCTCTTGTCTCTGTGGTGGCTGCGTCCATCCAGGGGTCGGATGTGGTTGTTGCTTATGCTGAGGGTGGTGTTATTCCAGTGTTTGAGCGGGTCAGGTGGCAAAACGAAGAGACTGACGAGCTTTCATTTACTGGTACGAAGAAGGTACCGAAGATTAAATCCAGTAACTCCGTCCTCTCTTCGGTATCTACGAACAAGGCGAAGAACGCGGGTGAAAGCCAGGTCGATGAGTCTCGGGCCATTGTTGAGCAAGGAAACATTGcaggtgatgatgatgttgagaTGCAAGACACCAAGCAGGGCGATGCATCGGAAGCCGACAGTGAGGAGGAAAATTCGGATGAGGAACAAGAACCCAAGAAGTCGGATGAAAAGAAGGATGCCCAAAAGAAGGAGACCGAGAACGACGTCGAGATGCAGAATGCATCTGGCTCAGATGCAGAggatggagaaggagaggaagaagagacagGAGAGCCGTCCTTCGGTGAGCTTATGCGGGCGAACGCATCGGAAGAAGTCGACGTCGAGGCCGAACTCGATGATGAAGTTGGAATGGGCGCTTTGGTGCCCGGTAAACCTAACGCGGCTGTCCAACAAATTCCCACTGGCGTCTCCCTCTCAACCGTTCTCACTCAGGCCCTCAAGACCAATGACAGCGGCATGCTCGAGTCGTGCTTCCACACTGGCGACCTCTCCATCATCCGGATCACTATCCAGCGTCTCGACTCCTCCCTGGCAGCTACCCTTCTCCAAAAACTCGCTGAACGTCTTTCTTCGCGCCCCGGCCGGTATGGCCACCTTCTCGTGTGGGTACAGTGGACATGCGTAGCACACGGCGGTGCCCTGGCCGGCAAGCCCGAGCTCCTGAAACGCATGACTACGCTGTTTAAGGTGATGGACCAGCGCTCCTCGAGTCTGTCCTCGTTGCTCCTACTTAAGGGCAAACTCGACATGCTCGATGCGCAGCTGAGCCTGAGACAGTCGATCCGCAGCAACGCGGAGGGCATGGACAGCGAGGATGAAGACAACATCATCTACGTTGAGGGgcaagaggatgaggatgatgaagacaGCGATGCGGAAGCCAAGAACCCGACAACTCCCCGAACTAAGTCGATACGCGACCAGGCAATGGACGAGGACGAATCGATGATCAACGGTGTGCAATCCGGCTTTGATGACTCGGAGAACGATGAGGAGGGaagcgaggaggaagaggacgaggacgagaatATTCTCGACGTCGAGGCAGAGGAATCCGCCGGCTCTTCAGACGCTGAAGAGTCActcgaggaggacgaggatgaggaagacgacAGTGCTGAGAGCGAAGGCTCGATTGCAGACTTTGTTGCTGACTCCGAAGATGAAGGGgagtctgatgctgagaTGCCCGCTCAACCCCCGCCGTCGAAAAAGGCTAAGGTCCAGGGTGGTGCAAAGTTGAAGAACAAGGGTGGAAGGAAGTAAAAGATTCCTTGAGCATGAATGGATATATAACTTGTGTGTATCTGCCAAGCAACTTACTACCTACCTACCTATAccttgttcttctcttttcacATATGTAATTCTTTTGTTTGGTTAGTTTACagggagaaagagggagggTTTTGTTTATCAAAAGTGATGCCTATTTCTTTTTGTGTCTATTTACATTTAGCCATGCATCCCAGTTCAGCTGTATAGAATATGAATTCAATTGCTACATTCAAAGTCGTCCACACCTATTTCGAGGAAGGATGGCAGAGCCTTAGCCTAGTATATGCGGCAAGGCTTGGAAGGCTGTGACGGCCGATCCTCCTCAACATATAAAGCCCGCTGCACGTTCAGTGATCTCGTATTATCTCTTTTCGACATCAATCATGGACTTGATGGATCTTCCCGCCGAACTGCTCTGCCAGTTTATCGACCTTGCCGTGTCTGAAGGTTATGGTGGCCTTTATGAGCGTAGCACAGTCAATCTCCGTCTCGTTAACCGTAAGTATTTCCAGTGGTTCGCAATGCAATCCCTACTAATGCATTAGCAAGACTTCTTTGACATTCAAGTTCCAGCACGAAATTTCTCCTATCGATGCTCGAGGGTGCTTGTGAACCCCCGCTACGAAGCTATGCTGGCTTTCACTACAAGATACCTTCTACAAAGGCCACATTCAGCACTAGACCGAAGGGCGAAT from Aspergillus chevalieri M1 DNA, chromosome 1, nearly complete sequence includes the following:
- the UTP5 gene encoding Utp12 domain-containing protein (BUSCO:EOG09264NJ1;~COG:A;~EggNog:ENOG410PGRK;~InterPro:IPR036322,IPR007148;~PFAM:PF04003;~go_function: GO:0005515 - protein binding [Evidence IEA]), encoding MGKKASRAPASKTSSAATAGQTYTGNKSSILRAAFAPSEYQLALFASVIQGLDAQHLRIHDTITGRLQCEHVLAPKETITSLDWGYYPGRQQKDQQSKKKRKRPSDVNGAGGSELGDVVVAFSTSSSDIRMYSPAEDKIVGSLANGHEKGVKDFKFTAGRSGQEGWSIGGDNKLVQWDLRTSQVQRTINLPTSSTFTSLCRPFPSNPPVICASQTPHMINVDDEAPLAFPAMRNTIQTIISSSTDSSAGLFLASDNDRYINVFDPKTQKLVLNLVAEKEVSSLSLYAGSDKQAASLEKQVLAAVTEDGTIELFTKPFVQAQGSKETTSLKAKGRQMTRRADASIQITRSENSDALVSVVAASIQGSDVVVAYAEGGVIPVFERVRWQNEETDELSFTGTKKVPKIKSSNSVLSSVSTNKAKNAGESQVDESRAIVEQGNIAGDDDVEMQDTKQGDASEADSEEENSDEEQEPKKSDEKKDAQKKETENDVEMQNASGSDAEDGEGEEEETGEPSFGELMRANASEEVDVEAELDDEVGMGALVPGKPNAAVQQIPTGVSLSTVLTQALKTNDSGMLESCFHTGDLSIIRITIQRLDSSLAATLLQKLAERLSSRPGRYGHLLVWVQWTCVAHGGALAGKPELLKRMTTLFKVMDQRSSSLSSLLLLKGKLDMLDAQLSLRQSIRSNAEGMDSEDEDNIIYVEGQEDEDDEDSDAEAKNPTTPRTKSIRDQAMDEDESMINGVQSGFDDSENDEEGSEEEEDEDENILDVEAEESAGSSDAEESLEEDEDEEDDSAESEGSIADFVADSEDEGESDAEMPAQPPPSKKAKVQGGAKLKNKGGRK